Sequence from the Bacteroidales bacterium genome:
GTAAAACATTCATTCAATTTTTCCAAAAAAATACTTTATTCAGTACTATTAATTGAAGATCTATCTCTATTTCCAATAGTTTGTATTTTTTAAAAATACAAGATTTTGTCAAAATATGTAAATAAATACATATAAAAATTTGTATTTTTGTGCTCTTAAAAAAATATAGAAAATGCAAGTTGTATCTGTAAATATTTCGGAGAAGAAAGGGACAATAAAAGTTCCTGTTGAAACTATTAAATTAACCTATACGGGTGTTGATAAAGATGCCCATGCAGGAAAATGGCACAGACAAGTTAGTCTTTTAGCAAAGGAAAGTAATGAGAAATTTTCTCGTGCAGTTAAGCGTAATGTTGCCTATGGCGAATTTGCTGAAAATATAACTACCGAAGGTATTGTATTGTACAAAACCGTTCCGGGCGATCGTTTAATAATTGGCGAAACAGAGTTGGAAATAACACAAATTGGTAAGAAATGTCATGGTGATAATTGTGCTATTTTCCGAGAAATAGGTTCTTGTGTAATGCCAAAAGAAGGTATTTTTGCTCGCGTAATCAAAAAGGGGATTATCCGTGCCGGTGATAAAATACAGTATATTCCCAAAAGTGCTTAAACTTAATTTTAAGACTATAATTTCCTATTTTTGCATTCTATATCGTTCTGCTTTCAGTAATTGTATTCAAATACATAAAATTAAATTTAGTGGTATACAATTTTAAGAAATTCAAGAACGATTGAGTATAAATTTGAACTAATATTTATGAAATTAAAAATTTTATCCGTTAGTCTGGCGACTGAAAGAGGACGCAAATATAGCGTAGAGAAAATAGATTTAAATAAAAGCGGTGTAATTGGAGACGTACATGCAAATACAATTAGAGCGGTAAGCCTTATAGATCAGTCACATATTGAGGCTTTTAGAAAAATTACATCAAGTCGCACTACAGAAACGGGCGAGTTTGCAGAAAATATTAGAGTAGAAGGTTTGGGTGATACGAAGGTAAAAGCATTTGATCGTTTTGAAGGCAATGGAGTTGTTTTGGAAGTAGGGCAAGTAGGCAAGCCTTTTCATTCTTCTTTTAGCGAAATAGGACATTACGTTATGCCACGAGTAGGTGTTTTTATGCGAGTTCTTGAGGGGGGAGTATTACAAGCAGGAGATGAACTCACTTACGTTCCTAAAATATTTAATGCTAAGATAATTACGCTTAGCGATCGCGCCAGCAAAGGTATTTATGAAGATAGAAGCGGCCAAATAATTGTAGATAAGCTTCGGTCTTTTTTCGAAAAAACAGCTTGGGATTTATCTATTGATAAACAAATTATCCCCGACAGTCGTGAGGAATTACAATCTCAAATTGATGACGCAACACAAAATAATTACGATTTAATTTTTACCACAGGTGGAACAGGTATTGGTTCTCGCGATATTACTCTTTCGGTAGTTAAGCCATTGTTAGAACATGAAATTCCCGGAATTATGGAATTTATTCGCATGAAATATGGAAGCTTAAAACCAAATGCATTACTCAGCGGAGGCGTTGCGGGAACTATAGGATCTTCTATTGTTTATACATTGCCCGGTAGTACAAAAGCCGTTACCGAGTATATGCAAGAAATTCTTACTACCCTTAAACACTTGATTTTTATGAAAGCCGATATGGATGTTCATTAAAATATCAAGGAAGTGTTAAACAAATAAAAACTTTCGGCTAAAACGTCCGATTTAAAGATTTTGGCTTTTAATTTGTTTGAATACATCTAAAGTAGCATAGATTGCCTATTTTACTTATTTTTGCATAGATATCAACTCGATTATTGAATGAGAAAACATACAGAACCCGTTTCCGCCGAAAAACTTGCTGAGACTGTTATTTTTGGAATACTTGAAAAAAAAGGTTTAGAAATAACTAAAATTGACTTTTCAGAAATGCCCAATTCTATAAGTGAGTATTTTATTATTTGTCACGGTAGTTCTTCTTCGCAGGTAGATGCAATAGCTGATAGTGTTGTAGAACAGGCTTTTAAGCAGCTTGGCGAAAAACCGGCTTTTACCGAGGGTAGAGAAAATAAAGAATGGATTTTGATTGATTTTGTTGATGTAGTAGTGCATATTTTTCAGGAACCTATACGTAGATTCTACAATATTGAAGGGCTGTGGGCTGATGCTAAAATAGAAACTATCAGTATTACACAGTAACAAATTATTTATTAAACAGACAGAATGGCAGAACAAGAAAATAAAACTCCAAAAATGGATAAGAAAAAATCCACATTAGGCTCAAATCCTCTTAAATCTAAAGGGAAGTTTAACTTTTATTGGATTTATGGAATCTTAGCCGTTATTTTTATCGGATTACAATTTATTGGAGGTAACGACACTTCCAAAGAAACTAATTGGGGAGAGTTGAGAAATATGCTTCAAAATGAAGCTGTTGAAAAACTATCATTGGTTAACAAAGAAATTGCAGAAATATACATTAAGAAAGATAAGCTGCACGAATACACCGATAAGGATTCTAATAATTCTACAAGCACAAATTTTGCAGGTTCTTCTCCCGATTTTTATTATCAAATAGGATCGGTAGAAACATTTGAGCAACGCGTTCAGGAAGCTCAAAAAAACGTAAGTAACCCTGTATATATCACTAATGAAACACGTCAAGACTGGGGAAAAGATATTTTTGGTTGGGTTTTCCCGATTATTTTATTGGTTGGCGTTTGGTTCTTCATCATGAGGATGATGAGTAAAGGTGGAGCAGGTGGAGGTCAAATCTTCAATATAGGAAAATCTAAAGCACAACTGTTTGATAAAGAATCTGCTGTTAATGTTAATTTCAATGATGTTGCAGGTTTGGAAGAAGCAAAAGTTGAGGTGATGGAAATTGTAGATTTCCTTAAAAGCCCTAAAAAATATACCGATTTGGGAGGTAAAATTCCTAAAGGTGCTTTGCTTGTAGGCCCTCCGGGTACAGGTAAAACTCTTTTAGCAAAAGCCGTTGCGGGAGAAGCAAAGGTACCGTTTTTCTCTCTTTCAGGATCGGATTTTGTAGAAATGTTTGTGGGTGTTGGAGCATCACGAGTTCGTGATTTATTTAAACAAGCAAAAGAAAAAGCACCTTGTATTATTTTTATTGATGAGATTGACGCAATTGGTCGTGCTCGTGGTAAGAACGCAATGACAGGTGGTAATGACGAAAGGGAAAATACGCTAAATCAGTTACTTACAGAGATGGACGGCTTTGGAAGTAATGCCGGTGTAATTATTTTAGCTGCTACTAATCGTGCTGATGTCTTGGATAAAGCATTGTTGCGTGCAGGTCGTTTTGACAGACAAATTCTTGTAGAACTTCCGGATTTAATAGAACGTAAAGCTATTTTTGAGGTTCATATGAAACCTCTTACTGTTGGTAAAAATGTTGACCCCAACCTATTGTCAAGACAAACACCTGGTTTTTCAGGTGCTGATATTGCCAATGTTTGTAACGAAGCAGCACTTATTGCAGCTCGTAAAGAAAAGAAGGAAGTTGGAAAACAAGATTTTTATGATGCAATAGATCGTATAATTGGAGGATTAGAAAAGCGAAATAAAATAATTTCTAAACAGGAAAAAGAAGTTATTGCTTACCATGAATCGGGGCATGCCTCTGTTAGCTGGTTACTTGAGCATGCGCATCCTCTGGTAAAAGTTACAATTGTTCCTCGTGGAAAAGCTCTTGGTGCAGCCTGGTATTTACCGGAAGAAAGACAAATAACTACTTTTGAACAAATGTTTGACGAAATGATTGCCACTCTTGGTGGTAGAGCAGCCGAACAAGTAATTTTTAATAAGGTTTCAACCGGTGCATTAAACGATCTTGAAAAAGTAACACGTCAGGCTTTTAATATGGTGGCATATTTTGGTTTTAATGAAAAAATAGGAAATATATCATATTACGATTCTACCGGACAACAGGAATATCAATTTAATAAGCCGTTTAGCGAGAAAACAGCCGAAACTATTGATAGTGAAGTAAAGAAATTATCAGAAAAGGCTTATGCCGAAGCAATCAGAATCCTTGAGGATAATAAAGAAGGATTGCATAAATTGGCTAAAGTTTTAATAGAAAAAGAAGTAATTTTTCGCGAAGATCTTGTGGATGTGTTTGGAGAGCGTCCTTGGGATGAAGGCAAAGAACACTTTAGCTTACAAGAAGATAATAATGAACAGGAAGAAACGCCAAAAGAAAAAATAGAATTAGAAGCACCAAAAGAAAAAACAGAAAAGCCTAAAGAAGATTCTTCTTCCGAAGCTGCAAGCGAGTAAAAATCCTAATTATTATGGACGAAACAACTTCACGCGAAAAGGTATTAAAAAGCATTAGAAATTCCATTTTGGGAAAGACTCCAAACCCGTATGCTAACGTTGATTTTGAATCAAAAATCTATGGTGAACTTGATGAATCTTTAGCTTTAAATTTTGCACAAGAATTTACTAATTTGGGAGGTAAGTTTATTTATTGTGAAGATGAGGAGGATTTAAAAATAGTCTTGAAAAATTTCTTTTCCGGTGAAGATGTCCAGCCTTTGTTTTGTAGCGAAGCGCACTTAAAAACATTACTTAGTAACTTAGAAGTTCCTTTTATCGATAAAGCAGAAGATTTTAAGACATTATATAGTGCTTTTACTTCTTGCGAATTTCTTATTGCACGTTTTGGCTCCGTTATGGTTTCTTCCGGTCTTTCATCAGGCAGAAGGCTTAATTTCTTTCCCGAAAAACATTTGATAGTTGCATATGCCTCGCAATTAGTTCCTGAAACTAAAGATGCTTTGGTTAGTATGCGCGAAAAATACGATGGAAACCTGCCAAGTATGATTACTCAAATTAGTGGAGCTAGTCGTACAGCTGATATTGAAAAAACATTAGTGATGGGTATGCATGGACCAAAAGAAATTTATGTTTTCTTTGTTGACGATATCGTTGAATAAATAAATATGTTTAAAACTATTTTAACACGTGCCCTTTCAGGTGCCGTATTTGTTGCAATAATAATTGGATCTATATTTTGGAGTCCTATTGCTTTAGCTGTTATATTGCTCGTACTTACCGGTCTTGGTCTGTATGAATTTTACAAATTATTTATAAAAGCGGGAGTTATTAAAAAAACATATAGTGGACTTGTATTAGGACTTGTAGTTTATAGCTTGATAACGGCAATTGCTTTTTCTTGGTTAAATCCATTTGTAATTCTTGGTATTTTTCCTCTAATTTTTCTTTTTTTTGTTTTTGAATTATATAAAAAGAATGATCAACCATTTAGTCAAATAGCCTATCAACTATTAGGAACAATATATATTGCTATTCCGTTTTCGCTTTATCATTTTGTACATCAATATCCAGTAGGAGGAGAAGCTGATTTTGAGCCTTGGTTATTATCAGGGATATTTTTTCTGATCTGGACTA
This genomic interval carries:
- the ftsH gene encoding ATP-dependent zinc metalloprotease FtsH — translated: MAEQENKTPKMDKKKSTLGSNPLKSKGKFNFYWIYGILAVIFIGLQFIGGNDTSKETNWGELRNMLQNEAVEKLSLVNKEIAEIYIKKDKLHEYTDKDSNNSTSTNFAGSSPDFYYQIGSVETFEQRVQEAQKNVSNPVYITNETRQDWGKDIFGWVFPIILLVGVWFFIMRMMSKGGAGGGQIFNIGKSKAQLFDKESAVNVNFNDVAGLEEAKVEVMEIVDFLKSPKKYTDLGGKIPKGALLVGPPGTGKTLLAKAVAGEAKVPFFSLSGSDFVEMFVGVGASRVRDLFKQAKEKAPCIIFIDEIDAIGRARGKNAMTGGNDERENTLNQLLTEMDGFGSNAGVIILAATNRADVLDKALLRAGRFDRQILVELPDLIERKAIFEVHMKPLTVGKNVDPNLLSRQTPGFSGADIANVCNEAALIAARKEKKEVGKQDFYDAIDRIIGGLEKRNKIISKQEKEVIAYHESGHASVSWLLEHAHPLVKVTIVPRGKALGAAWYLPEERQITTFEQMFDEMIATLGGRAAEQVIFNKVSTGALNDLEKVTRQAFNMVAYFGFNEKIGNISYYDSTGQQEYQFNKPFSEKTAETIDSEVKKLSEKAYAEAIRILEDNKEGLHKLAKVLIEKEVIFREDLVDVFGERPWDEGKEHFSLQEDNNEQEETPKEKIELEAPKEKTEKPKEDSSSEAASE
- the rsfS gene encoding ribosome silencing factor, whose translation is MRKHTEPVSAEKLAETVIFGILEKKGLEITKIDFSEMPNSISEYFIICHGSSSSQVDAIADSVVEQAFKQLGEKPAFTEGRENKEWILIDFVDVVVHIFQEPIRRFYNIEGLWADAKIETISITQ
- a CDS encoding MOSC domain-containing protein produces the protein MQVVSVNISEKKGTIKVPVETIKLTYTGVDKDAHAGKWHRQVSLLAKESNEKFSRAVKRNVAYGEFAENITTEGIVLYKTVPGDRLIIGETELEITQIGKKCHGDNCAIFREIGSCVMPKEGIFARVIKKGIIRAGDKIQYIPKSA
- a CDS encoding phosphatidate cytidylyltransferase, which codes for MFKTILTRALSGAVFVAIIIGSIFWSPIALAVILLVLTGLGLYEFYKLFIKAGVIKKTYSGLVLGLVVYSLITAIAFSWLNPFVILGIFPLIFLFFVFELYKKNDQPFSQIAYQLLGTIYIAIPFSLYHFVHQYPVGGEADFEPWLLSGIFFLIWTNDTFAFLFGISFGKHPLFKRISPKKSWEGTIGGGLSTFGMAWLLGVYTNTIDLNSWIIIAAIVVPSAIFGDLVESMLKRSINVKDSGNIMPGHGGVLDRFDAANFALPFVVFFLYLLM
- a CDS encoding LUD domain-containing protein, which gives rise to MDETTSREKVLKSIRNSILGKTPNPYANVDFESKIYGELDESLALNFAQEFTNLGGKFIYCEDEEDLKIVLKNFFSGEDVQPLFCSEAHLKTLLSNLEVPFIDKAEDFKTLYSAFTSCEFLIARFGSVMVSSGLSSGRRLNFFPEKHLIVAYASQLVPETKDALVSMREKYDGNLPSMITQISGASRTADIEKTLVMGMHGPKEIYVFFVDDIVE